In a genomic window of Zingiber officinale cultivar Zhangliang chromosome 9B, Zo_v1.1, whole genome shotgun sequence:
- the LOC122023211 gene encoding protein CNGC15b-like → MSRVFSEDYEFLIGNDKRLFDPRSPAIQRWNKVLLAASLVSLFLDPLFVYIPKTSAMGCIDIGTSLEVVLTTLRTLADIFYGIQIYVRFSTAFVAPSSRVFGRGELVVDPYRITSRYLARGFWVDLVASVPLPQLMIWVVIPNHKDSTITDSKNFLRFIIIFQYLPRLFLIFPLSERIIRMTGVMTERLGWSRVIGASWYLLSIERQEACWRAACQLRDFSCQYKNLEGKGRDGWKRRSELIGSDGWKRKKSWTRFPPEGTKITPPHQSPEFRWNDYCYSQGKEQEKQVFWALAPLTSMSWANVGDDDDDDYYATTMPP, encoded by the exons ATGTCGCGCGTCTTCTCCGAAGACTACGAGTTCCTGATAGGCAACGACAAGCGGCTGTTCGACCCGCGAAGCCCTGCGATTCAGCGGTGGAACAAGGTCCTCCTCGCGGCCTCGCTGGTGTCCCTATTTCTCGACCCTCTCTTCGTCTACATCCCCAAGACGTCGGCCATGGGGTGCATTGACATCGGGACTAGTCTCGAAGTGGTCCTCACCACGCTCAGAACACTGGCCGACATATTCTACGGCATTCAGATCTACGTCCGCTTCAGTACGGCCTTCGTCGCGCCATCCTCTCGAGTATTCGGGAGAGGCGAGCTCGTCGTCGATCCTTACAGGATCACGTCGAGGTACTTGGCCAGGGGATTCTGGGTCGACCTGGTGGCCTCCGTGCCATTGCCGCAGTTAATGATATGGGTCGTCATCCCCAACCATAAGGATTCCACCATCACCGACAGCAAGAACTTTCTTCGATTCATCATCATCTTCCAGTACCTACCCAGGCTCTTCTTAATCTTCCCCCTCTCCGAGCGAATCATAAGGATGACCGGAGTCATGACCGAACGCTTGGGCTGGAGCCGC GTGATCGGAGCATCGTGGTATCTTCTGTCGATCGAGCGGCAAGAAGCATGTTGGAGAGCTGCCTGCCAGCTCCGGGACTTCTCATGCCAGTATAAGAACTTGGAGGGCAAAGGGCGCGATGGTTGGAAGAGGAGAAGTGAGCTAATTGGGAGTGATGGTTGGAAGAGGAAGAAGTCCTGGACGAGGTTTCCTCCTGAAGGAACGAAGATAACTCCTCCTCACCAGTCACCGGAGTTCCGTTGGAATGACTATTGCTAT AGCCAAGGGAAGGAGCAGGAGAAGCAAGTGTTTTGGGCCCTGGCGCCTCTGACGTCCATGTCCTGGGCTAATGTTGGAGACGATGACGATGACGATTACTATGCTACCACGATGCCGCCCTAG